A genome region from Deltaproteobacteria bacterium includes the following:
- a CDS encoding Rrf2 family transcriptional regulator: protein MVRLNRKIEYALVALKYMTGKIPGELTSAKEVAEKFCTPFDVTARVMQSMASKGLLRSEHGPMGGYTISKDLSRISFHDLLTMVEGPSSLVKCFQKEETCDVQPHCNIISPIHTLNNKLNEFYSGLKLKDLLLSPSSFNEVIHGK, encoded by the coding sequence TTGGTTCGACTCAATCGTAAAATCGAATATGCCCTGGTAGCTTTGAAATACATGACGGGTAAAATTCCTGGTGAGCTCACTTCAGCAAAAGAGGTTGCAGAAAAATTTTGTACTCCATTTGATGTCACCGCAAGGGTGATGCAATCAATGGCTTCAAAAGGGTTATTAAGATCTGAACATGGGCCTATGGGGGGTTATACGATTTCCAAGGACCTGAGCCGTATTTCATTTCATGATTTATTAACTATGGTAGAGGGTCCCTCTTCTTTGGTGAAATGTTTTCAGAAAGAGGAAACCTGCGATGTTCAGCCCCATTGCAATATCATTTCTCCGATTCATACGCTCAACAATAAGCTTAATGAGTTTTATTCGGGGCTTAAGTTAAAAGATCTTTTGCTTTCTCCGTCAAGCTTCAATGAGGTGATTCATGGAAAATAA
- the sufB gene encoding Fe-S cluster assembly protein SufB produces the protein MENKNHRSAKEDYEYKYGFETLLETDAVKKGISVEIIKLISSKKEEPSWMLDYRLKAFEYWQKLSEPEWAHVHYPKIDFQDICYYSAPKKNKENPKSLEELDPELIKTFEKLGIPLSEQKRISGVAVDVVFDSVSVGTTHQEELEKVGVIFCSISEAIKKYPELVKKYLGSIVPYSDNFYAALNAAVFTDGSFCYIPKGVRCPIDLSTYFRINAKDTGQFERTLLIAEEGSYVNYLEGCTAPQRDENQLHAAVVELIAMQDAEIKYSTVQNWYAGDKEGKGGIYNFVTKRGKCVGSHSKISWTQVESGSAITWKYPSVILQGDSSEGFFYSVALTHDHMQADTGTKMIHIGRNTKSTIISKGISTDQSSNAYRGLVKIMPSAENARNYSQCDSMLVGKKSSAHTFPYIDVKNKTAQIEHEATTSRISEDQIFYLQSRGMDMEKTISMLVNGFCKDVFKQLPLEFSVEAVKLIEMKLENSVG, from the coding sequence ATGGAAAATAAAAATCATCGTTCTGCAAAAGAGGATTATGAATATAAATATGGTTTTGAAACACTTCTTGAAACTGACGCCGTAAAAAAAGGAATATCAGTTGAAATTATTAAATTAATTTCATCGAAAAAGGAAGAACCTTCATGGATGTTGGATTATCGATTAAAGGCTTTCGAATATTGGCAAAAGCTGAGTGAGCCAGAATGGGCTCATGTCCACTATCCAAAGATTGATTTCCAAGATATTTGTTATTATTCGGCACCAAAAAAAAACAAGGAAAATCCTAAATCCTTAGAGGAATTAGATCCGGAGTTAATTAAAACCTTTGAAAAACTAGGAATACCTTTATCGGAACAAAAAAGAATATCTGGAGTCGCTGTGGATGTGGTTTTTGATTCCGTTTCCGTTGGCACCACACATCAGGAAGAGCTTGAAAAAGTGGGAGTTATCTTTTGTTCAATCAGTGAAGCCATTAAGAAATATCCTGAATTGGTAAAAAAATATTTAGGAAGTATCGTGCCCTATTCTGATAATTTTTATGCCGCTTTAAATGCCGCCGTTTTTACCGACGGTTCTTTTTGTTATATTCCTAAGGGGGTTCGTTGTCCCATCGATCTTTCAACTTATTTTCGAATCAACGCTAAAGATACAGGTCAGTTCGAGAGAACACTTTTGATCGCAGAAGAAGGTTCTTATGTCAATTATCTAGAAGGGTGTACGGCACCTCAGCGTGATGAAAACCAATTGCATGCAGCCGTCGTTGAATTGATTGCGATGCAAGATGCAGAAATAAAATACTCAACGGTACAGAATTGGTATGCAGGTGATAAAGAAGGTAAGGGTGGAATTTATAACTTTGTGACGAAGCGGGGGAAATGCGTTGGAAGTCATTCCAAAATTTCTTGGACTCAGGTGGAATCGGGATCGGCAATTACTTGGAAATACCCTTCGGTTATTTTGCAAGGGGATAGCTCTGAAGGATTTTTCTATTCCGTTGCCCTAACCCATGATCACATGCAGGCAGATACGGGAACTAAGATGATTCACATTGGAAGAAACACCAAGAGCACCATAATTTCCAAGGGAATTTCTACGGATCAGTCTTCAAATGCTTACCGAGGGTTGGTGAAGATAATGCCTTCAGCAGAAAATGCCAGAAATTATTCGCAATGTGATTCGATGTTGGTAGGTAAAAAATCTTCAGCTCATACCTTTCCTTATATCGATGTTAAAAATAAAACGGCTCAGATTGAACATGAGGCAACGACATCAAGGATTAGCGAAGATCAGATTTTCTATTTGCAATCAAGAGGCATGGATATGGAAAAAACCATATCCATGTTGGTTAATGGTTTTTGCAAGGATGTTTTTAAGCAATTGCCCTTAGAGTTCTCTGTAGAGGCAGTAAAGCTGATTGAAATGAAACTTGAAAATTCAGTCGGATAG
- the sufC gene encoding Fe-S cluster assembly ATPase SufC, protein MLEIRHLKSQVDGKEVLKGLNLTINAGEVHAIMGPNGSGKSTLSKILAGHPSYLVTGGDVFFEINFKQKNIIEMEPDERAKEGIFLAFQYPVEIPGVNNLTFLMNSFNSILEHQGSLPLNEAEFKKYLDKKMELVGLKEDFLKKGFLERGVNSGFSGGEKKKNEILQMAVLAPRLAILDETDSGLDIDALKVVADGVNKLRSKNNAIILITHYQRLLEYIKPDFVHVLSQGKIIKTGGPELALELEENGYDGIEGINS, encoded by the coding sequence ATGTTAGAAATTAGACATTTAAAATCACAAGTGGACGGGAAAGAAGTACTTAAGGGGCTAAACTTAACAATAAATGCGGGAGAGGTTCATGCCATTATGGGACCTAACGGATCAGGAAAAAGTACGCTTTCTAAAATTCTTGCAGGTCATCCAAGTTACCTAGTAACTGGCGGGGACGTTTTCTTTGAAATTAATTTTAAACAGAAAAATATTATTGAAATGGAACCTGATGAAAGAGCTAAGGAAGGCATTTTTTTGGCTTTTCAATACCCCGTAGAGATACCTGGAGTTAATAATTTAACGTTTTTGATGAATTCATTTAATTCTATATTAGAACATCAAGGTTCATTGCCATTAAATGAGGCCGAGTTTAAAAAGTATTTAGATAAAAAAATGGAACTTGTAGGGTTAAAAGAAGATTTTCTTAAAAAGGGTTTCCTTGAAAGAGGTGTCAATTCTGGTTTCTCTGGAGGGGAAAAGAAAAAAAATGAAATCCTGCAAATGGCCGTTTTGGCTCCAAGGCTCGCAATTCTAGATGAAACGGATTCAGGCCTAGATATTGATGCCCTCAAAGTGGTTGCTGATGGAGTCAATAAACTGAGATCTAAAAATAACGCCATTATTTTGATCACTCATTATCAAAGGTTGCTCGAGTATATAAAACCAGACTTTGTTCATGTCCTTTCACAGGGTAAAATCATCAAAACAGGAGGCCCCGAGTTAGCCCTAGAGTTAGAGGAAAATGGCTATGATGGAATCGAAGGAATAAATTCATGA
- the sufD gene encoding Fe-S cluster assembly protein SufD: protein MNILNSFDRYIEKMKVNLSEQLSSDKLSGGELANDEKWNTFISEKIKIRETILSKGLPKRTEETWKYTSLKFLNDLFFQFELPKEDELSEKLSSEIKAIQLPNVQSLVFVNGIFLKSLSHFDENKMQVESISPFGFNDPIKETENINLKEKVEPAQSSFTFSESLKNIRQLFLVQQSKIIIKNNQKLEEPVQIINYTFSKDELSLNSNPQLEIIIQEQSKASILYTHQGPSNVKYFSNGQLSVKLAAKAQLELINETKQSFQSYHMDQVSIDLAQDAMLVYLDINLSSLLSRHELKVNLNAQNSDAKVLGVSLLQKTEHCDHQTQIHFQASHSSAVQLYKSIIDDSAHSVFSGTVYIDSDIEGITSSQLNHNVLLSDKAESNSKPILMIYSDDVKASHGSTVGQLNKEELFYLQSRSISTEKAKELLSIGFLLEVIEEIEQGQLKMYLKKSLQEKYMRTSRRPILRNLQ from the coding sequence ATGAATATTTTAAATTCCTTTGATCGATATATTGAAAAAATGAAAGTTAATTTATCAGAACAATTAAGTTCTGATAAATTATCAGGTGGTGAGCTCGCAAATGATGAAAAATGGAATACTTTTATAAGTGAAAAAATCAAAATCAGAGAAACAATTCTATCGAAAGGCTTGCCGAAAAGAACCGAAGAAACCTGGAAATACACCTCTCTTAAGTTCTTAAATGACTTATTTTTTCAATTTGAATTACCAAAAGAAGATGAATTGAGCGAAAAATTAAGTTCAGAGATTAAAGCAATTCAATTGCCAAATGTTCAGAGCCTTGTTTTTGTAAACGGTATTTTTCTTAAGTCACTCAGTCATTTTGATGAAAATAAAATGCAAGTTGAGAGCATTTCTCCCTTTGGTTTTAATGATCCTATTAAAGAAACTGAAAATATAAATTTAAAAGAAAAAGTAGAACCGGCTCAGTCGAGTTTTACTTTTTCAGAATCTTTAAAAAATATCCGTCAGCTTTTCTTGGTTCAGCAAAGTAAAATTATTATAAAAAATAATCAAAAATTAGAGGAGCCAGTTCAAATTATCAATTATACTTTTTCAAAAGATGAATTGAGTTTAAACAGCAACCCGCAGTTGGAAATTATTATACAGGAACAATCAAAGGCGAGTATTTTGTACACCCATCAAGGGCCATCCAATGTGAAATATTTTTCTAATGGCCAACTTTCTGTCAAATTAGCTGCAAAGGCTCAATTGGAATTGATCAACGAAACCAAGCAGAGCTTTCAATCTTATCATATGGATCAGGTATCCATTGATTTAGCCCAAGATGCTATGCTGGTTTATTTGGATATTAATTTAAGTTCCCTTCTTTCTAGGCACGAATTGAAAGTCAATTTAAATGCTCAAAATTCAGATGCCAAAGTTCTGGGAGTTTCTCTTCTTCAAAAAACAGAACACTGTGACCATCAAACACAGATTCATTTTCAAGCCAGCCATTCTTCTGCCGTTCAATTATATAAGAGTATTATTGACGATTCAGCTCATTCTGTTTTTAGTGGAACTGTTTATATTGATTCAGATATTGAAGGAATTACTTCATCACAACTAAATCATAATGTACTGTTATCCGATAAAGCCGAATCAAATAGTAAACCCATTTTGATGATTTATTCAGATGATGTGAAAGCTTCCCATGGATCAACGGTGGGTCAACTAAACAAGGAAGAATTATTTTATTTACAGAGCCGATCGATTTCAACAGAAAAAGCAAAAGAGCTATTAAGTATCGGTTTTTTATTGGAAGTAATCGAGGAAATCGAACAGGGTCAACTCAAAATGTATTTAAAAAAGTCACTTCAAGAAAAATACATGAGGACGTCTCGACGACCTATTTTAAGGAATTTGCAATAA
- a CDS encoding cysteine desulfurase, protein MNISEIKNLFPALKQKIYDKPLVYLDSAATTLKPISVIEKVRNYYSLENSNVHRGAHYLSQKATDQFEAARENVAQFLNAKSTEEIIFVRGTTEAINLVATSFGESLNEGDEIIISILEHHANIVPWHMLKTKKKVTLRFIHLDDQGNLNLEEYKKLLNPRVKLVSLTACSNTLGLFPDLETYVTLARLNGSKTLVDGAQLVSQKKVNVQKLNCDFFVFSGHKLFAPTGIGVLFGKKEILNEMPPYQGGGAMISDVSEERTLFNQLPFKFEAGTPHIEGVLGLSEAIHFLKNIPFQEIETHEDLLLKLFMSEVKKIPEVIVYGDSLNKGAIVSFNIKGAHHSDVAQILDQQAIAVRAGHHCTQPLMKYLNLQGTVRASFSIYNDEEDVMKLIAGIKKSKELLL, encoded by the coding sequence ATGAATATTTCAGAGATAAAAAATTTATTTCCAGCATTGAAACAAAAAATTTATGATAAACCCCTAGTTTATTTAGATAGTGCGGCCACGACATTAAAACCAATTTCAGTCATTGAAAAAGTGAGAAATTATTATTCTCTCGAAAATTCCAATGTTCATCGTGGGGCACATTATTTAAGTCAAAAGGCTACCGATCAATTCGAAGCTGCCAGAGAAAATGTAGCTCAATTTTTAAATGCAAAAAGTACAGAAGAAATTATTTTTGTTCGGGGAACTACAGAAGCTATTAATTTAGTGGCGACTTCTTTTGGGGAAAGTTTGAACGAGGGGGATGAAATTATTATCTCCATACTTGAACACCATGCCAATATTGTCCCTTGGCATATGTTAAAGACTAAGAAAAAGGTAACGCTCAGATTTATTCACTTGGACGACCAGGGTAATTTAAATCTGGAAGAGTATAAGAAGTTATTAAACCCCAGAGTGAAGTTAGTTTCACTGACTGCCTGTTCAAATACTCTGGGTCTTTTTCCAGACCTCGAAACGTATGTCACATTAGCTCGTTTGAATGGAAGCAAAACTCTTGTGGATGGGGCTCAACTAGTTTCTCAAAAAAAAGTCAATGTGCAAAAACTTAATTGTGATTTCTTCGTTTTCTCTGGTCATAAATTATTTGCGCCAACAGGTATTGGGGTTTTATTTGGCAAAAAAGAAATTCTAAATGAGATGCCTCCTTATCAAGGCGGTGGGGCGATGATTTCAGATGTCAGTGAAGAGAGGACATTATTTAATCAACTTCCTTTTAAATTTGAAGCGGGCACACCTCACATTGAAGGAGTCCTTGGATTAAGTGAGGCCATCCATTTTTTAAAAAATATCCCCTTTCAAGAAATCGAAACTCATGAAGATCTATTGTTAAAGCTGTTTATGAGTGAAGTTAAAAAAATTCCGGAGGTCATTGTTTATGGAGATTCTTTAAATAAAGGAGCCATAGTCTCCTTCAATATCAAAGGGGCCCACCATTCGGATGTAGCTCAAATATTGGATCAACAAGCTATTGCTGTCAGGGCGGGTCATCATTGTACCCAGCCATTGATGAAATATTTAAATTTACAAGGTACAGTTCGAGCCTCTTTTTCAATCTACAATGATGAAGAAGACGTCATGAAACTTATAGCTGGAATCAAAAAGTCAAAGGAACTATTATTATGA
- a CDS encoding NifU family protein: MSSSEVLIRIQETPNPNAWKFILDKAVLTDGKATYSSMNEAENNLLAKSLFEIENVKQVHFFQNVITITLTFDADFQEIQPAISSVIQTRMPVHNPNQTIKDEKKMSRENLSPELKRIEEILDETIRPGLQGDGGDLTVVNFENNKLYVHYEGACGTCPSSTTGTLLAIEGILKDHLNQDIEVIPL, encoded by the coding sequence ATGAGCTCTTCAGAAGTTTTAATTCGAATTCAGGAAACTCCTAATCCAAATGCATGGAAATTTATTCTTGATAAAGCCGTATTAACCGATGGTAAGGCTACCTATTCTAGCATGAACGAGGCTGAAAATAACCTTCTAGCTAAAAGTTTATTTGAGATCGAAAATGTAAAGCAAGTTCATTTTTTTCAAAACGTTATTACAATTACATTAACCTTCGATGCTGATTTTCAGGAAATTCAACCCGCTATTTCCAGTGTGATCCAAACAAGGATGCCAGTTCACAACCCAAATCAGACTATTAAAGACGAAAAAAAAATGTCCAGGGAAAATCTTTCTCCAGAGTTAAAAAGAATTGAAGAAATTTTAGATGAAACCATCAGACCAGGTTTGCAGGGTGATGGGGGAGACCTAACAGTAGTCAATTTTGAAAACAACAAACTCTATGTTCACTACGAAGGAGCCTGTGGCACTTGTCCAAGTTCAACAACAGGAACCCTATTGGCAATTGAAGGAATACTAAAAGACCATTTAAACCAAGATATCGAAGTGATTCCACTTTAG
- the speA gene encoding biosynthetic arginine decarboxylase: MQNWTAEKSAELYGINNWGGGYFRVNQSGNVIVTPAGNESSSVDLQELTQDLLDRGIRVPIMIRFPDIIKSRVHLLHNCFKTAITDHGYQAEYRGVYPIKVNQQRHLVQELVHFGKNVGLGLECGSKPELLVVLSMMIDPNALIICNGFKDVEYIETAILSQKLGKNTIIVVDRKEELQLIVNVAKKFNARPKIGFRAKLNTQGAGKWVDSSGARSKFGLTSMEMVDGVELLKKENMVDCLELLHYHIGSQVPSIQSIKSSLKEGARFFTELYSFGAPGLKYIDVGGGLGVDYDGTGHSDSSINYSEQEYANDVVSTLQALCDEKNIPHPHIVTESGRALVAHHSVLIFNILGVNHLHRDAPPRLVIKKDPTIMHDLQYIYEKVNKDNINECFNDLTQAKQETLQLFTYGVLNLEQRAWCESMYFSIATKMLHIAKNNTDLDDIQSTLRQELCDTYYCNFSVFQSVPDSWAVGQLFPVMPIHRLNEEPLHEATLADLTCDSDGKIEKFIDSKTGEYKKTLQIHEFKENEQYYLGVFLTGAYQEILGDLHNLFGDTDAVHVSISEAGYTIDHYVPGDSVTEVLSYVQYDRNKMIDNVRQASEEFIQKGNITKQEAKLLIKHYEEGLSGYTYLEDPE; encoded by the coding sequence ATGCAAAACTGGACAGCGGAAAAAAGTGCTGAACTTTATGGGATTAACAACTGGGGCGGAGGTTATTTTCGCGTCAATCAAAGTGGGAATGTCATTGTCACTCCCGCTGGGAACGAAAGCTCATCTGTGGATCTTCAAGAACTCACCCAAGATTTGCTCGACCGTGGGATCCGTGTTCCCATCATGATTCGCTTTCCTGATATCATTAAATCTCGAGTTCACTTACTTCATAATTGCTTTAAAACAGCAATTACCGACCATGGCTACCAAGCTGAATACCGAGGAGTCTATCCCATAAAAGTAAATCAACAAAGGCACCTGGTTCAAGAGCTAGTTCATTTTGGAAAGAATGTGGGGCTTGGATTAGAGTGTGGATCTAAACCTGAATTACTAGTTGTTTTATCCATGATGATTGATCCAAACGCCTTGATTATTTGCAATGGTTTTAAGGATGTGGAGTATATTGAAACCGCTATTCTGTCGCAAAAATTAGGAAAAAACACGATCATCGTCGTAGATAGAAAAGAAGAACTTCAGCTTATCGTCAACGTCGCCAAAAAATTTAATGCTCGTCCAAAAATTGGTTTTAGAGCCAAACTAAATACTCAAGGTGCAGGGAAATGGGTTGATTCCTCGGGCGCCAGATCCAAGTTTGGGTTAACTTCCATGGAAATGGTGGATGGCGTAGAACTTCTCAAAAAAGAAAACATGGTAGATTGTTTAGAATTACTTCACTACCATATTGGCTCCCAAGTCCCATCCATTCAAAGCATTAAATCTTCACTCAAGGAAGGGGCACGATTTTTTACCGAGCTCTATTCTTTTGGAGCTCCCGGATTAAAATACATCGACGTGGGCGGAGGTCTAGGCGTGGATTACGATGGGACAGGGCATTCTGACTCTTCGATAAATTACTCCGAACAAGAATATGCTAATGATGTGGTTTCAACGCTGCAAGCACTTTGTGATGAGAAAAATATTCCTCACCCACACATTGTCACGGAATCAGGACGGGCTCTCGTGGCCCATCACTCTGTCTTAATTTTCAACATTCTGGGAGTTAATCATTTGCATCGGGATGCCCCGCCAAGATTGGTGATTAAAAAAGATCCAACGATCATGCACGATTTACAATACATTTATGAAAAGGTAAACAAAGACAACATCAATGAATGCTTCAATGACTTGACCCAGGCCAAACAAGAAACCCTGCAATTATTTACCTATGGCGTTTTGAACTTAGAACAACGAGCTTGGTGTGAATCCATGTATTTCTCGATTGCAACGAAAATGCTTCATATCGCGAAGAACAATACCGATTTAGATGATATTCAAAGTACCTTGCGACAAGAACTTTGTGATACCTACTATTGTAATTTTTCGGTGTTTCAATCCGTTCCCGACTCTTGGGCTGTTGGTCAGTTATTTCCAGTAATGCCCATTCACCGACTTAATGAAGAACCCCTACATGAAGCCACACTGGCTGACTTAACTTGTGACTCGGATGGAAAAATTGAAAAATTCATCGACTCCAAAACTGGTGAATATAAAAAGACCCTACAAATTCATGAGTTCAAAGAAAATGAACAATATTACTTAGGCGTTTTCCTTACCGGAGCCTACCAAGAAATTCTTGGTGATTTGCATAATCTTTTTGGCGATACCGACGCTGTCCATGTTTCCATTAGCGAAGCTGGCTATACCATAGACCACTATGTTCCCGGTGATTCCGTTACTGAAGTGCTGTCTTATGTTCAATATGATCGAAATAAAATGATTGATAACGTCAGGCAAGCTTCTGAAGAGTTTATCCAAAAAGGTAATATCACCAAACAAGAGGCCAAGCTCTTAATCAAACATTACGAAGAAGGTCTTTCTGGATATACGTACCTTGAGGATCCTGAATGA
- a CDS encoding diguanylate cyclase: MSVEEIKSSKSRRILVIDDDPQSIDIILEPLKWEGYNAIGVFNLEEGLKVIDSWMPIIIILDFKEKDMRYKSLSKIREIQPLASLLILSDEATTEAIILGLDSGGDDYIVKPFVPLELLARIRTHLRIRDLQEQLLIANAKLKELADTDDLTGLFNMRSLYHKLDFEMQRARRFERQVCVIMLDLDNFKEVNDGHDHLFGSFVITEVGKIVRANTRNIDIPARYGGDEFLIVLTEVTFEGAYFFCDRLRKSVEGTVFRSGEDSIQLTISVGFGMTDPKENITPIELVRRADHALYEAKETGRNKVCYFHIPGVTEFSKESSLYPALPENKKMARAGKKKRKAG; the protein is encoded by the coding sequence ATGTCCGTTGAAGAAATTAAATCTTCTAAATCAAGAAGAATACTTGTTATAGATGATGATCCTCAAAGTATTGATATTATTTTAGAGCCTCTCAAGTGGGAAGGTTATAATGCTATCGGTGTTTTTAATTTAGAGGAAGGACTCAAGGTAATTGATTCTTGGATGCCCATCATCATCATTTTGGATTTCAAAGAAAAGGATATGAGATATAAGTCCCTAAGTAAAATTAGGGAGATTCAGCCACTAGCGTCTTTATTAATTTTAAGCGATGAAGCCACAACGGAAGCCATCATTCTGGGACTAGATAGCGGGGGGGATGATTATATTGTTAAGCCTTTTGTTCCACTGGAGCTGCTGGCAAGGATCAGAACCCATTTGAGGATAAGGGATTTGCAGGAACAGCTTCTTATTGCTAATGCCAAATTGAAAGAACTTGCAGATACCGATGATCTTACTGGATTGTTTAATATGAGATCTTTGTATCACAAGTTGGATTTTGAAATGCAAAGAGCCCGGCGATTTGAAAGACAAGTTTGTGTGATTATGTTAGACTTGGATAATTTTAAAGAAGTGAATGATGGGCATGATCATTTGTTCGGCAGTTTTGTGATCACTGAGGTGGGAAAAATTGTACGGGCAAATACCAGAAATATTGATATTCCGGCAAGGTATGGTGGGGACGAATTTCTGATTGTCTTAACTGAAGTGACCTTTGAAGGTGCTTATTTCTTTTGTGATAGGCTACGTAAATCCGTTGAAGGCACCGTTTTTAGGAGTGGTGAGGACAGCATTCAGTTAACAATATCTGTTGGTTTCGGAATGACTGATCCCAAAGAAAACATAACTCCCATTGAGTTAGTCAGACGTGCTGATCATGCATTGTACGAAGCAAAGGAAACAGGAAGAAACAAGGTATGTTATTTTCACATCCCTGGAGTCACCGAATTTTCGAAAGAATCTTCTTTATATCCAGCCTTGCCAGAGAATAAAAAAATGGCTAGAGCCGGCAAAAAAAAGCGAAAAGCAGGATAG
- a CDS encoding cation transporter produces MQINPEVMRSNQLKIKAAKISLFASFLVIALKITGYKVSGSTAIFSDALETLINILTAATALWVIKYVAQPKDENHPYGHGKAEFFSAAFEGGLILFAAITIMIESYRSFVAESKITDLNQGIFFVVIASLVNLAVSLYLRKIGKNEKSETLLASSSHIMSDVITTSGVVVGLILVKVTELFWLDPLLSFIISFHLVVEGIKIIRRSISGLTDELDDHSLNELSYAIQKNLQPGIINIHNLRSIRSGNFHHIDAHLIVPEFWNVALTHKITHEFEKNVVMDYPYDGEFAFHLDPCKADYCRFCNIEMCPIRVSDFQSLSDFSAKEMIKGVN; encoded by the coding sequence ATGCAAATAAATCCTGAAGTCATGAGATCAAACCAGTTAAAAATAAAAGCTGCCAAAATAAGTTTGTTTGCAAGTTTTTTAGTGATTGCTTTAAAAATTACGGGTTACAAAGTTTCAGGATCAACGGCTATATTTTCGGATGCCCTTGAGACCTTAATTAATATTTTAACGGCGGCGACAGCTCTTTGGGTTATTAAGTATGTGGCGCAACCAAAAGATGAAAATCATCCCTATGGTCATGGCAAAGCCGAGTTTTTTTCGGCGGCCTTCGAAGGGGGATTGATTTTATTTGCTGCCATAACAATCATGATAGAGAGCTACCGATCCTTCGTTGCTGAGTCCAAGATTACGGATTTAAATCAAGGTATATTTTTTGTTGTGATTGCTAGTTTGGTCAATTTAGCGGTGTCTTTGTATTTAAGAAAAATTGGGAAAAATGAAAAATCAGAAACACTGCTGGCGAGTTCGTCTCACATCATGAGTGATGTGATCACCACTTCTGGTGTTGTGGTAGGACTTATTTTGGTTAAAGTTACTGAATTATTTTGGTTAGATCCGTTACTTTCTTTTATTATTTCTTTTCATTTAGTGGTTGAAGGAATAAAAATTATCAGAAGATCTATTTCGGGCTTAACAGACGAATTGGATGATCATTCTTTAAATGAGCTTTCCTATGCGATTCAAAAAAACTTACAACCAGGAATTATCAATATACACAACTTAAGATCGATTCGATCAGGAAACTTTCATCACATTGATGCTCATCTCATTGTTCCTGAATTTTGGAATGTGGCTCTGACTCACAAAATCACCCATGAATTTGAAAAGAATGTGGTTATGGATTATCCCTATGACGGAGAATTTGCGTTTCATTTAGATCCATGTAAGGCCGATTACTGTAGATTTTGTAATATTGAAATGTGCCCCATCAGAGTAAGTGACTTTCAAAGCCTGTCTGATTTCTCTGCGAAAGAAATGATAAAAGGGGTGAATTAA
- the trmB gene encoding tRNA (guanosine(46)-N7)-methyltransferase TrmB yields MALDNEFKEVAFNEERAPLNKGKWRGQVFHSDEKTPLDLEIGTGTGFFFDQQAVKNPNRLLLGMELKYKPLIQTIRRARRSGCVNVAICRFHGFNIEELFVENELDNVFIHFPDPWVTPKKPKNRIIQKDFLDKIFNLQKPGSSLEFKTDSLIYFQWAMEEIKKSKYEIEFSTYDLHQSEKAKENFITGFESIFLKQGIKINYVLLKKGLK; encoded by the coding sequence TTGGCTTTGGACAATGAATTTAAGGAGGTTGCTTTTAATGAAGAAAGGGCGCCGTTAAATAAAGGAAAATGGAGAGGTCAGGTTTTTCATTCGGATGAAAAGACGCCTTTAGATTTAGAGATAGGAACAGGTACGGGTTTTTTTTTCGATCAACAGGCGGTCAAAAATCCCAATCGACTGTTGCTGGGAATGGAACTGAAATATAAACCATTGATTCAAACTATTCGCAGAGCCAGACGGTCTGGATGCGTGAATGTAGCCATCTGTCGATTCCATGGATTTAATATCGAAGAACTTTTTGTTGAGAATGAATTAGATAATGTTTTTATTCATTTTCCAGATCCCTGGGTGACTCCCAAAAAACCAAAAAATAGAATCATTCAAAAGGACTTCTTGGATAAGATATTCAATCTGCAAAAACCAGGCTCTTCACTTGAGTTTAAAACGGATTCCTTGATCTATTTTCAATGGGCTATGGAAGAAATAAAAAAATCAAAATATGAAATTGAATTTTCTACCTATGATTTGCATCAAAGCGAAAAAGCAAAGGAAAACTTTATCACTGGTTTTGAATCTATTTTTTTGAAACAGGGGATTAAAATTAATTATGTTCTTTTAAAAAAAGGGCTAAAATGA